The following are encoded in a window of Ricinus communis isolate WT05 ecotype wild-type chromosome 4, ASM1957865v1, whole genome shotgun sequence genomic DNA:
- the LOC8265484 gene encoding berberine bridge enzyme-like 8 has product MTALRSLLNVSLLLPVLLLSLPWMPTSASSSGYEDNFFQCLLNLSQPSHPITSAIFAPDNASYSSVLQSYIRNLRFNMSSTPKPLLIVTALHESHVQASVVCARKHGLQMKIRSGGHDYEGVSYVSDVPFFVLDMFNLRAVDVDVESETAWVQAGAILGEVYYRIAEKSKVHGFPAGICPTVGVGGHLSGGGYGNMMRKYGLSADNIIDAQLVDVNGRLLDRKSMGEDLFWAIRGGGGASFGVVISYKINIVRVPEVVTVFRVQRTLEQNATDIVDKWQHVAYNLDDDIFIRLTLEVVNATQGNGKTVRATFRCMFLGDSARLLATMKESFPEMGLVQSDCLEMSWLESVLFWTDFAMGTPTTALLRRTPPSITYLKRKSDYVKKPIPRDGLEKLWQKMVELQVPSLAFNPYGGKMGEIPSTALPFPHRTGNLWKIQYATNWNVEGTEAANHYIDLTRQLYDFMTPYVSKDPREAFLNYRDLDLGINHNDGKKKSYLEGRTYGIQYFKENFDRLVQVKTKVDPGNFFRNEQSIPTFPYWK; this is encoded by the coding sequence atgacagCATTAAGATCACTACTAAACGTTTCATTGTTACTTCCTGTTCTTCTGCTCTCCCTTCCATGGATGCCAACTTCAGCATCTTCTTCAGGTTATGAAGATAATTTCTTTCAATGTCTGTTGAACCTTTCTCAGCCTTCACATCCAATTACTTCTGCAATTTTTGCTCCAGACAATGCTTCATACTCATCTGTCTTGCAATCTTATATTCGAAACCTTCGATTTAACATGTCCTCAACCCCGAAACCACTCCTTATCGTTACTGCATTGCATGAATCTCATGTTCAAGCATCCGTCGTTTGCGCCAGGAAACATGGTCTGCAAATGAAGATCCGAAGCGGAGGCCATGACTACGAGGGCGTTTCGTATGTCTCCGATGTCCCTTTCTTCGTCCTCGACATGTTCAATCTTCGAGCTGTAGATGTTGATGTAGAAAGCGAGACTGCTTGGGTTCAGGCTGGAGCAATCCTTGGTGAAGTTTACTACAGAATTGCTGAGAAAAGTAAGGTTCATGGCTTTCCAGCTGGTATTTGCCCTACAGTTGGTGTTGGAGGTCATTTGAGTGGGGGTGGTTACGGTAACATGATGAGAAAGTACGGACTTTCTGCCGATAACATAATCGATGCCCAACTCGTTGATGTCAATGGCAGGCTTCTTGATAGAAAATCCATGGGAGAAGATCTTTTCTGGGCTATCAGAGGCGGCGGAGGAGCTAGCTTCGGAGTAGTAATATCATACAAAATAAACATTGTCCGCGTTCCAGAAGTGGTAACTGTGTTTCGAGTACAAAGAACTCTGGAACAGAATGCAACTGACATTGTCGATAAATGGCAACATGTTGCCTATAATCTGGACGATGATATCTTCATCAGGCTTACTTTAGAAGTCGTTAATGCAACTCAGGGCAATGGAAAAACAGTCAGGGCCACGTTCAGATGTATGTTTCTTGGAGACTCTGCACGACTTCTTGCAACCATGAAGGAAAGTTTTCCTGAAATGGGTTTGGTTCAATCTGATTGTTTGGAAATGAGTTGGCTTGAGTCGGTCCTGTTCTGGACAGACTTCGCAATGGGAACTCCAACTACTGCTTTGCTTAGACGAACTCCACCATCAATTACCTACTTGAAGAGGAAATCAGATTATGTGAAGAAACCAATTCCAAGAGACGGGTTGGAGAAGCTTTGGCAGAAAATGGTGGAGCTTCAAGTGCCATCGTTAGCATTCAATCCTTATGGGGGCAAAATGGGTGAAATTCCATCTACAGCACTTCCATTTCCACACAGAACTGGTAATTTATGGAAGATTCAGTATGCAACAAACTGGAATGTGGAAGGAACTGAAGCAGCAAATCACTACATAGATTTAACAAGGCAACTATATGACTTCATGACTCCTTATGTGTCAAAGGATCCAAGGGAAGCCTTCCTGAATTACAGAGATCTTGATCTGGGTATTAACCATAATGATGGTAAGAAGAAAAGCTACTTAGAAGGGAGAACTTACGGAATccaatattttaaagaaaactttGACAGGTTGGTCCAGGTCAAGACCAAAGTTGATCCTGGTAATTTCTTTAGAAATGAACAAAGCATTCCTACTTTTCCTTACTGGAAGTAG
- the LOC8265485 gene encoding berberine bridge enzyme-like 8 yields MGEAPYSSQETFHQSLLNFSHPSHPISNAIYTPQHPSYPSILQAYIRNLRFNTSKTPKPLLILTALHESHVQAAVLAAKKHGLQMKIRSGGHDYEGTSYVSDVPFFILDMYNLRSIDIDLENETAWVQAGATLGELFYGIAERSKTRGFPAGVCPTVGVGGHLVGAGYGNLMRKYGLSVDNVIDAKLVDAEGRILDRKSMGENLFWAIKGGGASFGVVLAYKINLVRVPEVVTVFRVERTLEQNATDIVYQWQHAAPEIDEDLFIRLVLDVLKNDQTGQKTVRGSFIALFLGDSERLLSIMKESFPELGLLKSDCIEMSWLESVLFWTNYPIGTPTDVCLSREPQTLVYLKRKSDYVQEPISKQGLEGIWKKMMELEVPMMGFNPYGGKMKEIAETETPFPHRAGNLWKIQYQINWTQEGEEAANHHLDLARQLYDYMTPFVSKNPRAAFLNYKDLDLGINNHDKESYKVGSAYGIKYFKNNFNRLVQIKTKFDPDNFFRHEQSVPTFPSY; encoded by the coding sequence ATGGGTGAAGCACCGTATTCCTCTCAAGAAACCTTTCATCAATCACTCCTGAATTTTTCTCACCCTTCTCACCCAATCTCGAATGCAATTTACACTCCTCAACATCCTTCCTACCCTTCCATTCTCCAAGCCTATATTCGAAATCTCCGATTCAACACATCGAAAACTCCTAAACCACTTCTCATTCTTACTGCATTGCATGAATCCCATGTCCAAGCTGCTGTTCTTGCTGCCAAAAAGCATGGTCTGCAGATGAAAATCCGGAGCGGAGGCCATGACTATGAGGGCACTTCTTATGTTTCAGATGTTCCATTCTTTATTCTTGACATGTATAATCTTCGGTCCATTGATATCGATCTCGAAAATGAGACTGCTTGGGTTCAGGCAGGTGCCACGCTTGGTGAACTCTTTTACGGAATTGCTGAGCGAAGCAAGACACGTGGCTTCCCTGCTGGTGTCTGTCCGACAGTCGGTGTTGGAGGCCATTTGGTTGGTGCTGGGTATGGCAATCTGATGAGAAAGTACGGCCTGTCGGTTGATAATGTCATCGATGCAAAACTTGTTGATGCTGAAGGAAGAATTCTCGACAGAAAATCTATGGGAGAAAACCTATTCTGGGCAATTAAAGGTGGAGGAGCTAGCTTTGGAGTTGTTCTTGCATACAAAATCAACCTTGTTCGGGTTCCAGAAGTAGTTACTGTTTTCAGAGTTGAAAGAACATTGGAACAAAATGCAACTGATATTGTCTATCAGTGGCAACATGCTGCACCAGAAATTGATGAAGATCTTTTTATCAGGCTTGTCTTAGACGTACTAAAAAATGATCAAACCGGCCAAAAGACGGTAAGAGGTTCATTTATTGCCTTATTTCTTGGAGATTCTGAGAGACTTCTTTCAATCATGAAAGAAAGCTTCCCCGAATTGGGTCTGCTGAAATCTGACTGTATAGAAATGAGTTGGCTTGAATCGGTCCTGTTCTGGACAAACTATCCTATCGGAACACCGACTGATGTTTGTCTTAGTAGAGAGCCTCAAACACTGGTCtacctgaaaagaaaatcagatTATGTACAAGAACCAATTTCCAAGCAAGGATTGGAAGGAATTTGGAAGAAAATGATGGAGCTAGAGGTGCCAATGATGGGATTCAATCCTTACGGTgggaaaatgaaagaaattgcAGAAACAGAAACTCCATTTCCACATCGAGCTGGGAACTTATGGAAGATTCAGTATCAAATAAACTGGACACAGGAAGGGGAAGAAGCAGCAAATCATCACTTGGATTTGGCCAGACAACTTTATGATTACATGACTCCTTTTGTTTCCAAGAACCCAAGGGCAGCATTCCTGAACTACAAGGATCTCGATTTGGGCATCAACAATCATGATAAAGAAAGCTACAAGGTAGGAAGTGCTTATGGGATCAAGTACTTCAAGAATAATTTCAACAGGTTGGTGCAAATCAAAACCAAGTTTGATCCTGATAATTTTTTCAGACACGAACAAAGTGTTCCGACTTTTCCTAGTTACTAA
- the LOC8265486 gene encoding LOW QUALITY PROTEIN: berberine bridge enzyme-like 17 (The sequence of the model RefSeq protein was modified relative to this genomic sequence to represent the inferred CDS: inserted 2 bases in 2 codons): protein MKKASRTIPLSGFFILLCSVSLASSESALENFLQCLPNHVSSSYPISEAIFLPTNSLFNSTLQAYIKNLRFLTPTTPRPLAIVAANXESHVQATVICAKSNGMQIRIRSGGHDYEAISYTSKVPYIVLDMFNLRAISIQANIGSAWVEAGATTGELYYQIANQSSTLAFPAGVCTTLGAGGHFSGGGYGNLMRKFGLSVDNIADAKIVDVNGKILDRASMGEDLFWAIRGGDGASFGVILAWKINLVQIPSTVTVFRVGKTLDQGATDILYRWQEIAPNLDTDLFIRAMPKADNGSIEVXFIGQFLGQTDRLLPLINRSFPELGLQRQDCHEMSWIESILFWAEFPNGTSTEVLLDRPPKPIVFSKLKSDYAKDIIPKSGIEEIWKMMLKVGKMWMQWNPYGGRMSEIPETDTPFPHRAGYRFLIQYTLVWQDEGIIEKQVNMLREMHESMTPYVSKDPREAFLNYRDLDIGSNPSNSTNFQVAEVYGSKYFKDNFLRLTKVKARVDPDNFFKHEQSIPPFIYINK, encoded by the exons ATGAAGAAAGCTTCAAGAACTATACCACTCTCAGGATTTTTTATACTATTGTGTTCAGTTTCTTTGGCAAGTTCCGAGTCAGCCCTGGAAAACTTTCTTCAATGCTTACCTAATCACGTTAGTTCCTCTTACCCAATTTCTGAAGCCATTTTTTTGCCTACTAATTCCTTATTCAACTCCACGTTACAAGCCTACATAAAAAACCTTCGGTTTCTGACCCCTACTACCCCAAGACCCCTCGCTATTGTAGCTGCAA ATGAATCTCATGTCCAAGCAACTGTTATTTGCGCCAAGTCTAATGGCATGCAAATCAGGATTCGAAGTGGTGGACATGATTATGAGGCTATCTCTTATACATCTAAAGTGCCATACATCGTTCTTGATATGTTCAATCTTCGAGCTATCAGTATTCAAGCAAATATAGGCTCTGCTTGGGTTGAAGCAGGGGCGACAACTGGTGAACTTTACTATCAGATTGCCAATCAGAGCAGCACACTTGCTTTTCCTGCCGGGGTTTGCACTACTCTTGGCGCTGGAGGTCACTTCAGTGGAGGAGGATATGGAAACTTGATGAGAAAATTTGGACTGTCGGTTGATAATATCGCTGATGCAAAAATAGTTGATGTCAATGGTAAAATCCTAGATAGAGCATCAATGGGGGAAGATCTGTTTTGGGCAATAAGAGGTGGTGATGGTGCAAGCTTTGGAGTTATTCTTGCATGGAAGATCAACTTGGTTCAAATTCCTAGCACAGTTACTGTGTTCAGGGTAGGAAAAACATTGGATCAAGGCGCAACTGATATCCTCTATCGGTGGCAAGAAATTGCTCCTAATCTAGATACTGATCTTTTCATACGAGCAATGCCAAAAGCCGATAACGGTAGCATTGAAG TTTTCATTGGACAGTTTCTTGGACAAACTGATAGGCTTCTTCCGTTGATCAACAGGAGCTTTCCTGAATTGGGTTTACAGCGACAAGATTGTCACGAAATGAGTTGGATAGAGTCAATACTTTTCTGGGCCGAGTTCCCTAATGGAACATCCACTGAGGTGTTGCTGGATAGGCCTCCAAAGCCCATTGTCTTCAGCAAACTTAAGTCTGATTATGCGAAAGATATTATTCCAAAATCAGGAATAGAAGAGATATGGAAGATGATGCTTAAAGTAGGGAAAATGTGGATGCAATGGAACCCTTATGGAGGAAGAATGAGTGAGATTCCAGAGACCGACACGCCATTCCCTCATAGAGCAGGATACCGATTCTTGATTCAGTATACTTTAGTGTGGCAAGATGAAGGGATTATAGAAAAGCAAGTAAATATGTTACGAGAAATGCACGAATCGATGACTCCATATGTCAGTAAGGATCCAAGGGAAGCATTCCTGAACTACAGAGATCTGGACATTGGTAGCAACCCAAGCAATTCGACAAACTTTCAGGTAGCTGAAGTTTATGGGTCCAAGTATTTCAAGGACAACTTCTTAAGGCTGACAAAGGTGAAGGCTAGGGTTGATCCTGATAATTTCTTCAAGCATGAACAAAGCATTCcaccttttatttatattaataaataa
- the LOC8265487 gene encoding berberine bridge enzyme-like 17: MKKASRTIPLSGFFILLCSVSLASSVSALENFLQCLPNHVSSSYPISEAIFLPTNSLFNSTLQAYIKNLRFLTPTTPRPLAIVAAKHESHVQATVICAKSNGMQIRIRSGGHDYEAISYTSKVPYIVLDMFNLRAISIQANIGSAWVEAGATTGELYYQIANQSSTLAFPAGVCTTLGAGGHFSGGGYGNLMRKFGLSVDNIADAKIVDVNGKILDRASMGEDLFWAIRGGDGASFGVILAWKINLVQIPSTVTVFRVGKTLDQGATDILYRWQEIAPNLDTDLFIRAMPKADNGSIEVFFIGQFLGQTDRLLPLINRSFPELGLQRQDCHEMSWIESILFWAEFPNGTSTEVLLDRPPKPIVFSKLKSDYAKDIIPKSGIEEIWKMMLKVGKMWMQWNPYGGRMSEIPETDTPFPHRAGYRFLIQYTLVWQDEGIIEKQVNMLREMHESMTPYVSKDPREAFLNYRDLDIGSNPSNSTNFQVAEVYGSKYFKDNFLRLTKVKARVDPDNFFKHEQSIPPFVYINK, translated from the coding sequence ATGAAGAAAGCTTCAAGAACTATACCACTCTCAGGATTTTTTATACTATTGTGTTCAGTTTCTTTGGCAAGTTCCGTGTCAGCCCTGGAAAACTTTCTTCAATGCTTACCTAATCACGTTAGTTCCTCTTACCCAATTTCTGAAGCCATTTTTTTGCCTACTAATTCCTTATTCAACTCCACGTTACAAGCCTACATAAAAAACCTTCGGTTTCTGACCCCTACTACCCCAAGACCCCTCGCTATTGTAGCTGCAAAACATGAATCTCATGTCCAAGCAACTGTTATTTGCGCCAAGTCTAATGGCATGCAAATCAGGATTCGAAGTGGTGGACATGATTATGAGGCTATCTCTTATACATCTAAAGTGCCATACATCGTTCTTGATATGTTCAATCTTCGAGCTATCAGTATTCAAGCAAATATAGGCTCTGCTTGGGTTGAAGCAGGGGCGACAACTGGTGAACTTTACTATCAGATTGCCAATCAGAGCAGCACACTTGCTTTTCCTGCCGGGGTTTGCACTACTCTTGGCGCTGGAGGTCACTTCAGTGGAGGAGGATATGGAAACTTGATGAGAAAATTTGGACTGTCGGTTGATAATATCGCTGATGCAAAAATAGTTGATGTCAATGGTAAAATCCTAGATAGAGCATCAATGGGGGAAGATCTGTTTTGGGCAATAAGAGGTGGTGATGGTGCAAGCTTTGGAGTTATTCTTGCATGGAAGATCAACTTGGTTCAAATTCCTAGCACAGTTACTGTGTTCAGGGTAGGAAAAACATTGGATCAAGGCGCAACTGATATCCTCTATCGGTGGCAAGAAATTGCTCCTAATCTAGATACTGATCTTTTCATACGAGCAATGCCAAAAGCCGATAACGGTAGCATTGAAGTTTTTTTCATTGGACAGTTTCTTGGACAAACTGATAGGCTTCTTCCGTTGATCAACAGGAGCTTTCCTGAATTGGGTTTACAGCGACAAGATTGTCACGAAATGAGTTGGATAGAGTCAATACTTTTCTGGGCCGAGTTCCCTAATGGAACATCCACTGAGGTGTTGCTGGATAGGCCTCCAAAGCCCATTGTCTTCAGCAAACTTAAGTCTGATTATGCGAAAGATATTATTCCAAAATCAGGAATAGAAGAGATATGGAAGATGATGCTTAAAGTAGGGAAAATGTGGATGCAATGGAACCCTTATGGAGGAAGAATGAGTGAGATTCCAGAGACCGACACGCCATTCCCTCATAGAGCAGGATACCGATTCTTGATTCAGTATACTTTAGTGTGGCAAGATGAAGGGATTATAGAAAAGCAAGTAAATATGTTACGAGAAATGCACGAATCGATGACTCCATATGTCAGTAAGGATCCAAGGGAAGCATTCCTGAACTATAGAGATCTCGACATTGGTAGCAACCCAAGCAATTCGACAAACTTTCAGGTTGCTGAAGTTTATGGGTCCAAGTATTTCAAGGACAACTTCTTAAGGCTGACAAAGGTGAAGGCTAGGGTTGATCCTGATAATTTCTTCAAGCATGAACAAAGCATTCCACcttttgtttatattaataaataa
- the LOC8265488 gene encoding berberine bridge enzyme-like 14: protein MKLSSFARFSIVIISISLAKAVTYDHQDFLQCLSDNSQKSNPISDAIFTPNNSSFTSVLQSYVRNLRFSAPSTPKPIAIIAAKHDSHVQAAVICSKTLGLQIRIRSGGHDYDGLSYVSEVPFVVLDMFNLRSININITDETAWVQAGATLGELYYNIADKSNVHAFPAGVCPSLGVGGHFSGGGYGNLMRKYGLSVDNIVDAQIVDAKGRILDRKSMGEDLFWAITGGGAASFGVILSWKINLVQVPEQVTVFQVVRSVEQGATDLVWKWQQIADKLDHDLFIRLILTPVNGTEPGKKTVNVTFVAMFLGGTERLLSLMNESFPQLGLQKIDCTEMRWIESTVIWVGMPKGTPIEALLNRPTNASVYLKRKSDYVKEPISKKNLESIWKIMAEVGVSMQWNPYGGKMSEISETETPFPHRAGNLFKIQYSANWLQDQTTELFLNSTRTLFEAMTPYVSKNPREAFLNYRDIDIGSIGSSGNGTFQEASVYGVKYFKDNFDRLVRVKTAVDPDNFFRYEQSIPTQFVLSRKTIM from the coding sequence atgaagctTTCATCTTTCGCTCGATTTTCCATTGTTATAATCTCAATTTCTTTAGCAAAAGCAGTTACCTATGATCATCAAGACTTTCTCCAATGCCTATCCGACAATTCTCAGAAATCAAATCCAATTTCTGATGCCATCTTCACTCCTAACAATTCTTCATTTACTTCAGTTTTACAATCTTATGTAAGAAACCTGAGATTCTCAGCCCCTTCAACACCAAAACCTATAGCTATTATTGCAGCAAAGCATGATTCCCATGTCCAAGCTGCAGTTATATGTTCTAAAACTCTTGGTTTGCAGATCAGAATCCGAAGTGGCGGTCACGATTATGATGGGCTTTCCTATGTATCAGAAGTGCCTTTTGTAGTTCTGGACATGTTTAATCTTCGatctatcaatataaatataacagaTGAGACTGCTTGGGTTCAGGCAGGAGCCACTCTCGGTGAACTTTACTATAACATTGCAGACAAAAGTAATGTTCATGCGTTTCCTGCTGGGGTCTGTCCTTCACTAGGCGTTGGAGGACACTTTTCAGGAGGTGGCTATGGAAACTTGATGAGAAAATATGGTCTTTCTGTAGACAATATTGTTGATGCCCAAATTGTTGATGCCAAGGGTAGAATTCTCGACAGGAAATCTATGGGAGAAGATCTCTTTTGGGCTATAACAGGAGGAGGTGCAGCAAGTTTTGGAGTCATTCTTTCctggaaaataaatttagttcaGGTTCCTGAACAAGTCACTGTTTTTCAAGTTGTGAGAAGTGTAGAGCAGGGTGCCACTGACCTCGTTTGGAAGTGGCAACAAATTGCAGACAAGCTAGATCATGACTTGTTCATCAGACTGATCCTAACACCAGTAAATGGAACTGAGCCAGGCAAGAAGACTGTAAATGTAACGTTTGTTGCCATGTTCCTCGGGGGAACTGAAAGACTCCTGTCATTGATGAATGAAAGCTTTCCTCAACTGGGTTTACAAAAGATAGACTGCACTGAAATGAGATGGATTGAATCCACAGTAATTTGGGTTGGAATGCCCAAAGGAACTCCCATTGAAGCTTTACTCAATAGGCCTACAAATGCATCTGTTTACTTAAAAAGGAAATCTGACTATGTGAAAGAACccatttcaaagaaaaatttggaatcaatttggaaaattatggCAGAAGTAGGAGTATCAATGCAATGGAATCCTTATGGTGGTAAAATGAGCGAGATTTCAGAGACAGAAACTCCATTCCCGCATAGAGCTGGAAACTTATTCAAGATTCAGTATTCAGCTAACTGGCTACAAGATCAAACAACAGAACTTTTTCTGAATTCAACAAGAACCCTTTTCGAAGCCATGACTCCTTATGTCTCAAAGAATCCAAGAGAAGCATTTCTAAACTATCGGGACATTGATATTGGCAGCATCGGTAGCAGCGGAAACGGCACATTCCAGGAAGCAAGTGTTTATGGTGTTAAATACTTCAAGGATAATTTTGATAGACTGGTGCGCGTGAAAACAGCAGTTGATCCTGATAATTTCTTCAGGTATGAACAGAGTATTCCAACTCAATTTGTACTTTCCAGGAAGACTATAATGTGA